The Anomalospiza imberbis isolate Cuckoo-Finch-1a 21T00152 chromosome 7, ASM3175350v1, whole genome shotgun sequence genome has a window encoding:
- the CYP27A1 gene encoding sterol 26-hydroxylase, mitochondrial produces the protein MAGPSSGARWPLLPLLLRPRPPPPRSSPGPPRRTGGSAAAAAGPARLKGPEELPGPGLFRTFVWLFLRGYLLHTHRLQVISRRLYGPIWKSTFGHYRNINIGSPVVLEQLLRQEGKYPMRSDMALWKEHRDTRRLPYGPFTEEGERWYRLRQVLNKRLLKPSEALLYADAIGEVVSDLMVRLREERSRSPSGVLVGDVANLLYRFALEGISYILFETRIGCLKQQVPAETQHFIDSINLMFKNSIFATVLPRWSRKVLPFWDRYLDSWDTIFAFGKTLIDRKMEELEGQVERGKEVSGYLSYLLASGRLSLDEVYGSVAELLLAGVDTTSNTLSWALYHLSRDPDIQETLYQELKAVVPADRFPAAEDIPKLPMLRAIIKETLRVYPVVPTNARVFYEKDIVIGDYLFPKNTLFVLAHYAMSHDETYFPEPERFLPQRWLRGHGSPHHPFSSIPFGYGVRACVGRRIAELEMHLALARMIQAFEVRPDPRGVEVTSVSRIVLVADKPINLEFIARPGAP, from the exons ATGGCGGGCCCGAGCAGCGGGGCCCGGtggccgctgctgccgctgctcctgcgcccccgcccgccgccgccgcgcagcAGCCCGGGACCGCCGCGCAGGACCGGCGGCtcggcggcagcggcggcggggccggcgcggctGAAGGGACCGGAGGAGCTACCGGGGCCGGGGCTGTTCCGTACTTTCGTCTGGCTGTTCCTGCGGGGCTACCTGCTGCACACGCACCGGCTGCAG GTGATATCCCGACGCCTTTATGGACCTATCTGGAAGTCAACCTTCGGACATTATAGGAACATCAACATTGGGAGCCCAgtggtgctggagcagctgctccggCAAGAGGGCAAGTACCCCATGCGGAGCGACATGGCCCTGTGGAAGGAGCACCGGGACACCCGGCGCCTGCCCTACGGACCCTTCACCGA GGAAGGGGAGCGCTGGTACCGCCTGCGCCAGGTCCTCAACAAGCGGCTGCTGAAGCCCTCGGAGGCGCTGCTGTACGCGGATGCCATCGGGGAGGTGGTGTCAGACCTGATGGTgcggctgcgggaggagcgaAGCCGCAGCCCCTCGGGGGTGCTGGTGGGGGACGTGGCCAACCTGCTCTACCGCTTTGCCCTGGAAG GCATCTCTTATATCCTCTTCGAGACCCGCATCGGGTGCCTCAAGCAGCAGGTCCCTGCTGAGACCCAGCACTTCATTGACTCCATCAACCTCATGTTCAAGAACTCCATCTTTGCCACTGTCCTGCCCCGATGGAGCCGCAAGGTGCTGCCCTTCTGGGACCGTTACCTGGACAGCTGGGACACCATCTTTGCCTTTG gcaaGACACTGATTGACCGAAagatggaggagctggaggggcaggTGGAGCGTGGCAAGGAGGTGTCCGGCTACCTGAGTTACCTGCTGGCCAGTGGCAGACTCAGCCTAGATGAAGTCTATGGCAGCGTGGCCGAGTTGCTGCTGGCCGGTGTGGACACG ACCTCCAACACGCTGTCCTGGGCTTTGTACCACCTCTCCCGGGACCCAGACATCCAGGAGACCCTGTACCAGGAGCTGAAAGCTGTTGTGCCTGCCGACCGGTTTCCTGCTGCTGAGGATATCCCCAAGTTGCCGATGCTTCGGGCCATTATCAAGGAGACTCTGAG AGTCTACCCTGTGGTGCCCACCAACGCCAGGGTCTTCTATGAGAAGGACATTGTCATCGGAGACTACCTCTTCCCCAAGAAT ACCCTGTTTGTCCTGGCGCACTACGCCATGTCCCATGATGAGACCTACTTCCCCGAGCCTGAGCGGTTCCTGCCCCAGCGCTGGCTCCGGGGACACGGCTCCCCTCACCACCCCTTCAGCTCCATCCCCTTCGGCTACGGGGTTCGTGCGTGTGTCGGACGCCGCATCGCTGAGCTGGAAATGCACCTGGCCCTTGCCAGG ATGATCCAGGCATTTGAGGTGAGGCCGGACCCCCGTGGCGTAGAAGTGACATCTGTGTCCCGCATTGTCCTGGTGGCTGACAAGCCCATCAACCTGGAATTCATCGCTCGCCCAGGAGCCCCCTGA